A region of the Myxococcales bacterium genome:
ATTTCTCGCAGCCAGCCGAAGAGTCCACGATTCTGTTCGCGCGAGCGAACTCGGTCCTGCCGCCGTGGATCATGGCGATCCAACTCTCGCCCGGCAACCGGACTGCGCCTGCGACCGTCACAAATTTCGCTGGGAGCCGTGCCGGCGAGGAAGATTTCAGCCTGACGACTGGGACAACCCGGCATCGCCAGCGCGCCGGAACGAGGATCGATCTCGAGGTGTTCGATATTGCCCGGCGGAATGAAGCTTCCACGCATCTCGTTTCCCATCGCTTCCTTGATGAAGCTCGCCCAGATGGGCAGCGGGCCCCGACTACTCGAAACCCCGATGCTGCGCGGCTCATCGAATCCCAGCCAGACCACCGCGACCAACTCGGGGGTAAACCCAACAAACCAAAGGTCCCGTTCGTCGTCGGTCGTCCCGGTCTTTCCCGCCAGCGCTCCCTTCAGTCCCAGCCAGCGCAAGCGTCGCGCAGTGCCCCGGTTTACCACGCCCTCTAGCAACGAAACTCCGAGGTGCGCGAGACCCGGGTCGATGACCTGCCGGAGTTCGAGACGGCGCTGCTCGAGCGTACGATTCTCGGCGGTGACGTCCTCGAAGGTATGGGGGGTGGGACGCACACCTCCACTCGCCAGGGTCGCGTAAGCCCGGGCAATCTCCATCGGCGAGAGTTCTGCAGTGCCGAGGGCCAGGCTCGGCACCAGAGGCAGGTAGCTGTTTACGCCCATGCGCTTCGCCATTTCGGCCACGCGATCGATCCCGACCCGCAGTGCCAGACGAACCGAGGGAACATTGAGCGAGCGCTCGAGTGCGCTGCGGAGCGAAACACGCCCGCGAAATTCATGATCGTAGTTCTGTGGCCGCCAGACTCCGTCACGAGTCTCGATCTCCAGCGGGACATCATCGAGAAAACTCGCCAGGGTGGCGATTGGCGGGCCGTCGCGATTTTCGAGCGCCGCGAGATATATGAAGGGTTTGAACACGCTGCCGGCGGGCCTGCGCGCCTGGGTGCAGCGATTGAACTGCGATTGGCCATAATTTCGACCGCCCACCAGCGCCAGGATCTCTCCGGTCTGGGGACGCATCGCGATCAGGCAACCCTGTAGCCTCTTGCTCGGATTCTCGCTCAGGAGCTCGGGATTGAGACGTTCGATCGACTCCAGGCCCTCCACTAGCGCGCGCACCGCGGCGCGCTGGAGTCTCGAATTGAGAGTCGAGTAGATCTTCAGTCCCTCGGTCTGCAATAGCGTGCGGTCGTAGGCTTCGGGGAGTTGCTGTCTCAGCAGATCGAGGAAGTAACGCGCGTCTCCGGACTCGGTGGTCGGCATCGCGACGTCCAGCGGCGTACCCCGAGCCAAGTTGAATTCTTCCAGTTCGAGTCGCCCCTGCTTGCGCATCAACTCGAGTACTAGATCGCGCCGTTCCCGGGCCGATTCGGGGTTGCGATGAGGTGAAAGCCGATTTGGACTCTGGATGATGGCGGCCAGCAACGCCGATTCGGCGGGCACGAGTTCGGCGACCGTCTTGCCAAAGTAGTAACGCGTAGCCTCCCCGACTCCGTGAATCGAAGTCGCCCCACGACGTCCTAGATAGATTTCATTCAGATAGCTCTGAAGAATTTGGCGCTTTGAATATTGGGCTTCCACGATCAGCGCCATCACGGCTTCCTGAAACTTGCGGCGCAGGGTTCGTTCCGGAGTCAGAAAGAAGTTCTTGACCAGTTGTTGGGTGAGCGTGCTGCCCCCCTGGCGCACGCCGCCGGCGCGTAGGTTGGCGAGCATCGCGCCACCGATGCGGGTCAAATCAACCCCATGATGGCTTGCGAAGCGACGGTCCTCGACGGCCAACACCGCGTCGATCAGGTGCTGGGGTACGGATTCGAGCTTCACGAGTTCGCGCTGCTCACGCTCGCTGCCAAAGTAGGCACCCACGAGTTCGGGTTCGAGCAGGACTGCGCCGACTTCGCGCGAGCGCGGGAGTTCGCGCATTTCGGCGATCACGTTTCCCTTGAAGCGGATCACGATATCTCGGGCGGGCTCGGGGCGGGTCGGATGGCTGAAGGCCCGCAGATAGACTCGCAAGCGGTTCTTCGACCAGCGGTAGAGGCCGGGGCGCAGGGGGCGCCCGGCGGTCACCGTCTGTTCTCGATAGCCCAAGCGCGCCAGGGTGCCCCGCAGATCGATCAGCTCGGCGTCGAGGCCCGGGTAGAGGATGTCCGGGGCGGAGTACACCTTGGAGGGAACCGCGAAGCGCTGGCCGTCGAATCGATCCACCACAATGCGGTTCATCGAAACGATCCAGTTCGCGGTCGACAAGCCGAAAATAAAGGCCAACACCGTCAGCACGCGCACGACTACCCAGCCGACGCTGTAGCCGGAGTCACTGCGCTTCTTTGCGCCGCCGCGCTTGCGCGCGGCTTCTTTGCGCTTTGACCGTGCGGGTCCTTTGGTCGCCCGGGTCCCCAAAATCGCACCTCTCCCCGGGGGCTTGCCAGATCACCCCGAACACAAGCTAGCACCGCCGGAAAACCCGGGCAGAGCTTGTGATTCTGCTTGGAAACCGCGAGATTACCTGGGTTCAATCAACGGACCGACAGGCATGAGCAAAGACAAGAAAAGCAAAACGAAAGAGAGCCGAGCGGGCGACCCAAAGTCCACGAAACTTTGGGGCGGGCGCTTCAGCGGTGCGACGGATCCAACCGTTGAGCGCTTCAGCGCTTCCGTTCACTTCGACCGTGCGCTGGCGCGCTACGACATTCGGGGTTCGATCGCCCATGCCCAGATGCTGGCCAGGACCAAGATCATCCCCGCTGAAGACGCGGAGGCGTTGATCGCGGGCCTGCGCGCAATCGAAGTCGAGATCGAGACCGGCACGTTTCCATTCGACCCAGCCCTCGAAGACATTCACATGAACATCGAGTCACGCCTGCGAGAGCAGATCGGTCCGGTGTCGGGACGACTTCACACCGGCCGCTCGCGAAACGATCAGGTGGCCACCGATACGGCCCTGTATCTACGAGAGACCTGCTGGGCAACCGAAATGGGACTGCTCGGGCTTCGCCAGATCTTGGTTGAGCGGAGCCGACAGCACATCGACACCATCTTGCCCGGCTATACCCACTTGCAGCGCGCTCAACCCGTGCGGCTGGCCCATCACTGGCTCGCCTATGTCGAGATGCTCGGGCGAGACGCCGAGCGCTTTGCGGACCTGCGGACGCGGGTCCGACGCTGCCCTCTCGGCGCGGGAGCCCTGGCCGGATCCACCCTGCCACTCGATCGCGCAGATACGGCCCGGGCACTCGGCTTCGACGAACCCACGCGCAACAGCATGGACAGTGTGGCGGCGCGGGACCTCGTGCTGGAGTTTCTATCTGCAGCGGCGATCTGCATGGTCAACCTCTCGCGCTTCGCGGAAGAGCTGGTCATCTGGTCGAGTGCGGAGTTTGGCTTCGTCGAACTCGCGGACGCGTATTCGACCGGTTCGAGCTTGATGCCTCAGAAGAAGAATCCCGACGTGCCCGAGTTGGTGAGGGGCAAATCCGGCCGGGCGATCGGCAACCTGGTCTCGCTCTTGACCACCATGAAGGGCCTGCCCCTGACCTACAACCGCGACATGCAGGAAGACAAAGAACCGCTCTTCGATTCGGCGACAACCCTGCGCGATTGTCTCGAAGTCATGAGCGGCTCGTTCGCGACCCTGCAGGTCAACGAAGCTCGCATGGCGGATGCCGCCCGGGACCCGATGTTGCTCGCGACCGACCTGGCGGAGATTCTGGTCCTCGACGGTGTGCCGTTCCGAGAGGCCCATCAGGCGGTGGGAAAAATTGTGGGGCACTGCAGCCGGGAAGGCGTGTCCCTGACCTCGCTCAGCCAAGCTGAGATGCAGGGTTTCCACTCGGCGTTCCGCGCGCCATCGGCCGACCTGCTGAATCTCGAGCGCAGTCTCGCCAAGCGCGAACTCATCGGCGGAACCTCGCAGAAACGCGTGAGCGAAGCCCTCGATGTCGCGACGCGTGAACTCGAAGAAGAAGCCCAGGCTCTCGAAAGCGCGGGACTGCAGATCGAAGGTCCCAAATGATGCGCCGCATTGTGGTGATGTTGATCGCGATGTCGTGCACTGCCGCGATGGTGGCGCCGCTGGCCTGCGGAAAGTACGGAAGGCCGGTGCGAGTCGCGCAGCAGGGCTTCGGGGCGCAGGAGCAGCCGGGAACAAGCAAACTCGCATTGGATCAGGACAGCGACGACGAAGCGCGAAAGAACGGCAAGCCCTAGGACGCCCGCGCCGGCCTGGCGGCGGTCGTCCTGATTCGTTCTTCCCGTACAGGTTCCGCTGCGACTTCTGCCCCCAGGCTCCGACAATCCAAGCATTTGACGGCGGTTTCGTTCGTCGTCACGCGCTTTTTGCCATAGGATCGATCCATGAGTAGCCCGTCTAAAAGTGTTCCCTTCACCAAAATGCACGGTGCCGGAAACGACGTCATCATCCTCGACGCGATTCGCGACGTCATGCCCGAAGATCTCGGCGCGTTTTCGCGACGCATCTCGCATCGCCAGTTCGGAATTGGCGCGGATCAGATCCTGG
Encoded here:
- a CDS encoding PBP1A family penicillin-binding protein; translated protein: MGTRATKGPARSKRKEAARKRGGAKKRSDSGYSVGWVVVRVLTVLAFIFGLSTANWIVSMNRIVVDRFDGQRFAVPSKVYSAPDILYPGLDAELIDLRGTLARLGYREQTVTAGRPLRPGLYRWSKNRLRVYLRAFSHPTRPEPARDIVIRFKGNVIAEMRELPRSREVGAVLLEPELVGAYFGSEREQRELVKLESVPQHLIDAVLAVEDRRFASHHGVDLTRIGGAMLANLRAGGVRQGGSTLTQQLVKNFFLTPERTLRRKFQEAVMALIVEAQYSKRQILQSYLNEIYLGRRGATSIHGVGEATRYYFGKTVAELVPAESALLAAIIQSPNRLSPHRNPESARERRDLVLELMRKQGRLELEEFNLARGTPLDVAMPTTESGDARYFLDLLRQQLPEAYDRTLLQTEGLKIYSTLNSRLQRAAVRALVEGLESIERLNPELLSENPSKRLQGCLIAMRPQTGEILALVGGRNYGQSQFNRCTQARRPAGSVFKPFIYLAALENRDGPPIATLASFLDDVPLEIETRDGVWRPQNYDHEFRGRVSLRSALERSLNVPSVRLALRVGIDRVAEMAKRMGVNSYLPLVPSLALGTAELSPMEIARAYATLASGGVRPTPHTFEDVTAENRTLEQRRLELRQVIDPGLAHLGVSLLEGVVNRGTARRLRWLGLKGALAGKTGTTDDERDLWFVGFTPELVAVVWLGFDEPRSIGVSSSRGPLPIWASFIKEAMGNEMRGSFIPPGNIEHLEIDPRSGALAMPGCPSRQAEIFLAGTAPSEICDGRRRSPVAGRELDRHDPRRQDRVRSREQNRGLFGWLREIL
- the argH gene encoding argininosuccinate lyase, translated to MSKDKKSKTKESRAGDPKSTKLWGGRFSGATDPTVERFSASVHFDRALARYDIRGSIAHAQMLARTKIIPAEDAEALIAGLRAIEVEIETGTFPFDPALEDIHMNIESRLREQIGPVSGRLHTGRSRNDQVATDTALYLRETCWATEMGLLGLRQILVERSRQHIDTILPGYTHLQRAQPVRLAHHWLAYVEMLGRDAERFADLRTRVRRCPLGAGALAGSTLPLDRADTARALGFDEPTRNSMDSVAARDLVLEFLSAAAICMVNLSRFAEELVIWSSAEFGFVELADAYSTGSSLMPQKKNPDVPELVRGKSGRAIGNLVSLLTTMKGLPLTYNRDMQEDKEPLFDSATTLRDCLEVMSGSFATLQVNEARMADAARDPMLLATDLAEILVLDGVPFREAHQAVGKIVGHCSREGVSLTSLSQAEMQGFHSAFRAPSADLLNLERSLAKRELIGGTSQKRVSEALDVATRELEEEAQALESAGLQIEGPK